A genomic window from Vitis riparia cultivar Riparia Gloire de Montpellier isolate 1030 chromosome 16, EGFV_Vit.rip_1.0, whole genome shotgun sequence includes:
- the LOC117933146 gene encoding protein ODORANT1-like produces the protein MGRQPCCDKLGVKKGPWTAEEDKKLVTFILTNGHCCWRALPKLAGLRRCGKSCRLRWTNYLRPDLKRGLLNEAEEQLVIDLHARLGNRWSKIAARLPGRTDNEIKNHWNTHIKKKLIKMGIDPVTHEPLHEHVTPPEMPTLVDTEHQELSKTNDNLITSDANSSSTLENNSTDEHRPLGPASEDDPLMMSYIWSDEFLSNVPWSFLAQGEECSELGFSSTTPSEDGSSWWLDYEDFMNEDFGFNCLNEVKMETLENDDKL, from the exons ATGGGAAGGCAACCTTGCTGCGACAAGCTTGGCGTGAAGAAAGGGCCATGGACTGCCGAGGAGGACAAGAAGCTAGTCACCTTCATCCTCACCAATGGCCACTGCTGCTGGCGTGCCCTCCCCAAGCTCGCTGGCCTGCGCCGCTGCGGCAAGAGTTGCCGCCTCCGCTGGACTAACTACCTCCGCCCTGATTTGAAGCGGGGACTCCTTAATGAGGCTGAAGAACAGCTGGTCATCGATCTCCATGCCCGCCTTGGCAATAG gtGGTCCAAGATTGCTGCTAGGTTGCCTGGAAGAACAGACAACGAGATAAAGAATCACTGGAATACCCACATCAAGAAGAAGCTTATCAAAATGGGAATTGATCCAGTCACTCATGAACCTCTTCACGAACATGTTACACCCCCAGAAATGCCGACCCTGGTTGACACTGAACACCAGGAACTCAGCAAAACTAACGACAATCTCATCACCTCTGATGCCAATTCAAGCTCAACCCTCGAAAACAACTCCACCGACGAGCACCGGCCATTAGGCCCTGCAAGTGAAGACGACCCATTGATGATGAGCTACATATGGTCTGACGAATTTCTCAGCAATGTGCCATGGAGTTTTCTGGCCCAGGGAGAAGAATGCAGCGAGTTGGGATTCTCGTCCACGACCCCCTCAGAAGACGGCTCGTCATGGTGGCTGGATTACGAGGATTTCATGAATGAAGATTTCGGGTTCAATTGTTTGAATGAAGTGAAGATGGAAACGTTGGAAAATGATGACAAGCTCTAA